A region from the Melanotaenia boesemani isolate fMelBoe1 chromosome 11, fMelBoe1.pri, whole genome shotgun sequence genome encodes:
- the foxn4 gene encoding forkhead box protein N4 — protein sequence MIEGGITSRMSGIIENAGHHPSPQDYRLLTTDPSQLRVEDLPGDLQSLSWLTSVDVPRLQQMADSRGHSNGPSQGSLLEQQTAQLSSMTIPVSQGSMLHLQSNMQHSPLGISIINTHSGSMSPFSMNGLPSPGYQCPTSVYQPAPQQVYSLTQTGQQCSAGGLYSNVSFNNQSLFTQPRLAPQEQELQPKSFPKPIYSYSCLIAMALKNSKTGSLPVSEIYSFMKEHFPYFKTAPDGWKNSVRHNLSLNKCFEKVENKTSNSSRKGCLWALNPAKIDKMEEEMQKWKRKDLPAIRRSMANPDELDKLITDRPENCRRKALEPGMTRLAGCTTGLPLQVPTQMQPQPIVTLSLPCLPMHQHHQLQAQFQAQARLAPMSPAPAQTPPLHTVPDLSHSPLTQQSSKPPDDFYSVHGDTHTEVDALDPSIMDFALQGNLWEEMKDDSFNLDALGTFSNSPLRLSDCDLGTASLPPASSEANLPLSDVQVTGLYTTYTSQDALSSQYMGAPANNKPIALL from the exons ATGATAGAGGGTGGAATAACTTCCAGGATGTCAGGAATAATTGAGAATGCCGGACATCATCCGTCACCACAGGACTACAG GCTTCTGACCACAGACCCCTCCCAGCTGAGGGTGGAGGACCTCCCTGGGGACCTGCAGTCTCTGTCATGGCTCACCTCTGTGGATGTGCCCCGGCTACAGCAGATGGCTGATAGCAGAGGCCACAGTAACGGGCCCTCCCAGGGCAGCTTGCTGGAGCAACAGACAG CTCAGCTGAGTAGCATGACAATACCAGTGAGTCAGGGCTCCATGCTGCACCTCCAGAGTAACATGCAGCACAGCCCCCTGGGAATAAGTATCATCAACACCCACAGTGGAAGT ATGTCTCCATTCTCTATGAATGGGCTGCCCTCGCCAGGGTATCAGTGCCCTACCTCAGTCTATCAGCCTGCACCCCAGCAGGTGTACTCTCTAACCCAAACTGGACAACAG TGCTCAGCTGGTGGTCTATATAGCAATGTGTCTTTCAACAACCAAAGTTTATTCACTCAACCTCGCTTGGCTCCACAAGAACAGGAGCTGCAGCCTAAGTCTTTCCCCAAGCCAATCTACTCCTACAG CTGTTTAATTGCCATGGCTCTGAAGAACAGCAAAACTGGCAGCCTCCCAGTCAGTGAGATCTATAGCTTTATGAAGGAACACTTTCCTTATTTCAAG ACTGCACCTGATGGATGGAAGAATTCAGTGAGACACAACCTTTCCTTAAACAAATGCTTTGAGAAGGTGGAGAACAAGACAAGCAACTCATCCCGTAAGGGTTGTTTGTGGGCACTGAACCCTGCCAAAATTGACAAGATGGAGGAAGAAATGCAGAAGTGGAAACGCAAAGACCTCCCAGCCATTCGCCGCAGTATGGCTAACCCTg ATGAGTTGGACAAACTGATCACAGACCGCCCAGAGAACTGCAGGCGAAAGGCTTTAGAGCCGGGAATGACCCGACTAGCAGGATGTACAACTGGCCTTCCGCTACAGGTCCCGACCCAGATGCAGCCTCAACCTATTGTCACACTGTCCCTGCCATGTTTACCCATGCACCAACACCACCAACTTCAAGCTCAGTTTCAAGCTCAGGCTCGTCTGGCCCCCATGTCTCCTGCCCCAGCCCAGACACCCCCCCTCCACACAGTACCTGACCTTTCCCACAGCCCACTCACCCAGCAGTCCAGCAAGCCACCTGATGATTTTTACAGCGTGCAtggtgacacacacacagaggtggATGCACTGGACCCTAGCATCATGGACTTTGCCCTTCAAG GTAACCTGTGGGAAGAAATGAAGGATGACAGCTTTAACCTGGATGCTTTGGGCACTTTCAGTAACTCACCCCTTCGACTATCAGACTGTGACTTGGGAACAGCAAGCCTCCCTCCAGCCTCCAGTGAAGCAAACCTACCACTGTCAGATGTGCAAGTGACAGGGCTCTACACTACCTACACCTCCCAGGATGCTCTGTCTTCTCAGTACATGGGTGCCCCAGCCAACAACAAGCCCATTGCCCTGCTTTAA
- the myo1ha gene encoding unconventional myosin-Ih isoform X1: protein MTEVLLNVLINAQTLDKGLLDMEGALTARDRVGIQDFVLLDETTEVAFISNLKKRFSKDLIYTYIGTLLVSVNPYKELDIYNKKQMDVYMGVNFFELPPHIYALADNAYHTMLTEFSNHFILISGESGAGKTEASKKILQYYAVSCPSTNLLNTVRDKMLMSNPVLEAFGNAKTLKNDNSSRFGKYMDIQFNRQGDAVGGHILNYLLEKSRVVHQNHGERNFHIFYQLVEGGSDDLLQQLGLERNCQQYNYLTQGECAIVASINDKNDWKSVKNALQVIDFDEVNTNHLFEVVASVLHLGNVQFDTDNKGHVLLNNNTELNWVSNLLGVDAHSLQEGFTFRKIEAKTDQVLSPFTIDHAIYARDALAKAIYGQTFTWLVNRINESMENKDASQKTVIGLLDIYGFEVFYVNSFEQFCINYCNEKLQQLFIQLTLKNEQDEYEAEGIEWEPVQFFNNKIICDLVEEKHTGIISILDEECLRPGDTTDLTFLERLEEKMGNHPHFVTHKLADKMTRKTLERGDFRLLHYAGEVTYCVVGFLDKNNDLLYRNIKDLMCQSKNAIVRECFSIMDLDNRRRPETVATQFKSSLVKLTDMLTAKEAWYIRCLKSNESKKSGQFDEALIRHQVKYLGLMEHLRVRRAGFAYRRKYEVFLKRYKPLCPATWPHWTGPPADGVEVLAQHLGYLPDEYKMGRTKIFIRHPRTLYATEDAYEKCKHDLATKLQAKYKGYKAKEEFQKQKEAATKIETCWRGVQARKEREKRAWAVKVIKKFIKGYLTRGQAKTTDNSEYLQFVRQSYLNRLKDNLPKTVLDKTSWLTPPPVLTETSEMLRKLHYRLMVRKYVRGITPQRKAQLQLKIITSSIFKGKKDNYPQSVPQPFVDTRISDQDINMRVLQMIRNEQIKYSVPVIKYDRNGFKPRPRQLILTQTAAYLVEEAKIKQRVLYASLKGISVSNLTDGIIVFHITCEDPKQKGDLAMQCDHLFEFLTKLSAIAKKENVIKVVQSSIKIQIQAGKESAVDFSTGQEPMVYKAKNGHLMVVATRTRPR, encoded by the exons ATGACTGAAGTTCTATTAAATGTTCTCATAAATGCTCAAACTTTAGACAAG GGTCTGCTAGACATGGAGGGTGCCCTGACAGCTAGGGATCGTGTGGGAATCCAGGACTTTGTCCTCCTGGATGAAACCACAGAGGTGGCCTTCATCAGCAACCTAAAAAAACGTTTCAGCAAAGATCTCATCTAT acTTACATTGGCACACTGTTAGTGTCTGTCAATCCATATAAGGAGCTGGATATCTACAATAAGAAACAGATGGATGTTTACATGGGTGTCAACTTTTTCGAGCTTCCACCACATAT ATATGCCTTAGCAGATAATGCCTATCACACCATGCTGACGGAGTTCAGCAATCACTTCATTCTCATCTCTGGTGAGAGCGGAGCAGGAAAAACTGAGGCCTCTAAGAAGATACTGCAGTATTACGCGGTCAGCTGTCCCAGCACCAATTTACTAAACACTGTCAGAGACAAAATGCTCATGTCCAACCCTGTCCTGGAG GCTTTTGGGAATGCCAAAACACTAAAAAATGACAACTCAAGTCGATTTGGGAAGTATATGGACATTCAGTTTAACCGCCAG GGGGATGCTGTTGGAGGCCACATACTGAACTACCTACTGGAGAAGTCAAGGGTTGTGCATCAGAATCATGGGGAGAGAAATTTCCACATCTTCTATCAGCTGGTGGAGGGAGGATCAGAtgacctgctgcagcagcttggcCTGGAGAGAAATTGCCAGCAATACAATTATCTAACACAA GGGGAGTGTGCCATTGTAGCATCCATCAATGACAAAAATGACTGGAAATCAGTCAAAAATGCACTGCAAGTCATCGACTTTGATGAAGTTAATACCAAT CACTTGTTTGAGGTGGTTGCCAGTGTCCTCCACTTGGGGAATGTTCAGTTTGACACTGACAATAAGGGCCATGTCCTTTTGAACAACAACACGGAACTGAACTGGGTTTCAAAt CTGCTGGGTGTAGATGCCCACAGTCTTCAGGAGGGATTTACATTCAGGAAGATTGAAGCCAAAACGGATCAG GTCTTAAGTCCATTCACAATTGATCATGCCATCTATGCCAGAGATGCCCTGGCAAAAGCCATATATGGACAGACCTTTACTTGGCTGGTAAACAGGATTAATGAGTCCATGGAGAACAAG GATGCCTCACAGAAGACTGTTATAGGGCTTTTGGACATATATGGATTTGAGGTTTTCTACGTAAACAG TTTCGAGCAATTCTGTATAAACTACTGCAATGAGAAActtcagcagctttttatccagCTGACACTCAAAAATGAGCAGGATGAATATGAAGCAGAAGGAATTGAG tgGGAACCGGTTCAGTTCTTCAACAACAAGATTATATGTGACCTGGTTGAGGAGAAACACACAGGAATCATATCAATACTG GATGAAGAGTGTCTCAGACCAGGTGACACCACTGATCTCACCTTCCTGGAAAGATTAGAAGAAAAGATGGGAAATCATCCCCACTTCGTGAC GCACAAACTGGCTGACAAAATGACACGTAAGACTCTGGAGAGGGGAGATTTCCGTCTTTTGCATTATGCCGGGGAGGTCACATACTGCGTTGTGG GTTTCCTGGACAAAAATAACGACCTGctatacagaaatataaaagat CTGATGTGTCAGTCTAAAAATGCCATAGTCAGAGAGTGCTTCTCCATCATGGATCTAGACAACAGGAGAAGACCAGAAACT GTGGCAACTCAGTTTAAGAGCAGCCTGGTGAAGCTGACAGACATGCTCACAGCAAAAGAGGCCTGGTACATACGCTGTCTGAAATCTAACGAGTCCAAGAAATCAG GTCAGTTTGATGAAGCACTGATCAGACACCAGGTGAAGTATCTGGGCTTGATGGAGCATCTCAGAGTCAGACGAGCTGGTTTTGCTTACCGACGCAAATATGAGGTTTTCTTAAAGAG ATACAAACCTCTGTGCCCAGCCACCTGGCCACATTGGACAGGACCGCCTGCTGATGGAGTGGAAGTGCTGGCTCAACATCTGGGCTACTTGCCAGATGAGTACAAAATGGGACG AACTAAAATATTCATTCGtcacccaaggacactttaTGCCACAGAGGATGCTTAtgagaaatgtaaacatgaccTGG CAACAAAACTTCAGGCCAAATACAAAGGATACAAGGCAAAGGAAGAATTCCAAAAGCAGAAGGAAGCTG CCACTAAGATTGAAACGTGTTGGAGAGGAGTGCAGGCtagaaaggagagagagaagagagccTGGGCTGTAAAAGTCATTAAGAA atttatcaagGGTTACTTGACCAGAGGGCAAGCAAAAACCACAGACAACTCTGAGTACCTGCAATTTGTGAGACAAAGTTACTTGAATAGACTAAAAGACAACCTGCCTAAGACTGTTTTGGATAAGACCAGCTGGTTAACACCACCACCTGTGCTGACAGAG ACATCAGAAATGTTGCGTAAACTTCATTATCGTTTAATGGTGCGGAAGTATGTAAGAGGAATCACACCCCAGAGGAAAGCACAA CTTCAACTGAAGATTATCACCAGCTCCATCTTCAAAGGCAAGAAGGACAATTATCCACAAAGTGTCCCTCAGCCTTTTGTGGACACAAGAATCA GTGACCAAGACATAAACATGAGGGTTCTCCAAATGATCCGCAATGAGCAGATTAAG TACAGCGTTCCAGTAATAAAGTATGACAGAAATGGCTTTAAGCCAAGGCCAAGGCAGCTCATCCTCACTCAGACTGCTGCTTATCTGGTGGAGGAGGCCAAGATCAAACAGAGAGTGCTATATGCCTCTCTTAAAG GTATTTCAGTCAGTAACTTGACTGATGGCATCATTGTATTCCATATAACATGTGAGGACCCAAAACAAAAG GGGGATTTGGCAATGCAGTGCGACCACTTGTTTGAGTTCTTGACCAAGCTCAGTGCCATTgccaaaaaggaaaatgtgatcAAAGTGGTTCAGAGCAG TATAAAGATTCAAATCCAGGCAGGGAAAGAGAGTGCAGTGGACTTCAGCACTGGGCAGGAGCCCATGGTTTACAAAGCCAAGAATGGACACCTCATGGTG GTTGCCACACGGACACGGCCACGGTAA
- the myo1ha gene encoding unconventional myosin-Ih isoform X2 yields MQGLLDMEGALTARDRVGIQDFVLLDETTEVAFISNLKKRFSKDLIYTYIGTLLVSVNPYKELDIYNKKQMDVYMGVNFFELPPHIYALADNAYHTMLTEFSNHFILISGESGAGKTEASKKILQYYAVSCPSTNLLNTVRDKMLMSNPVLEAFGNAKTLKNDNSSRFGKYMDIQFNRQGDAVGGHILNYLLEKSRVVHQNHGERNFHIFYQLVEGGSDDLLQQLGLERNCQQYNYLTQGECAIVASINDKNDWKSVKNALQVIDFDEVNTNHLFEVVASVLHLGNVQFDTDNKGHVLLNNNTELNWVSNLLGVDAHSLQEGFTFRKIEAKTDQVLSPFTIDHAIYARDALAKAIYGQTFTWLVNRINESMENKDASQKTVIGLLDIYGFEVFYVNSFEQFCINYCNEKLQQLFIQLTLKNEQDEYEAEGIEWEPVQFFNNKIICDLVEEKHTGIISILDEECLRPGDTTDLTFLERLEEKMGNHPHFVTHKLADKMTRKTLERGDFRLLHYAGEVTYCVVGFLDKNNDLLYRNIKDLMCQSKNAIVRECFSIMDLDNRRRPETVATQFKSSLVKLTDMLTAKEAWYIRCLKSNESKKSGQFDEALIRHQVKYLGLMEHLRVRRAGFAYRRKYEVFLKRYKPLCPATWPHWTGPPADGVEVLAQHLGYLPDEYKMGRTKIFIRHPRTLYATEDAYEKCKHDLATKLQAKYKGYKAKEEFQKQKEAATKIETCWRGVQARKEREKRAWAVKVIKKFIKGYLTRGQAKTTDNSEYLQFVRQSYLNRLKDNLPKTVLDKTSWLTPPPVLTETSEMLRKLHYRLMVRKYVRGITPQRKAQLQLKIITSSIFKGKKDNYPQSVPQPFVDTRISDQDINMRVLQMIRNEQIKYSVPVIKYDRNGFKPRPRQLILTQTAAYLVEEAKIKQRVLYASLKGISVSNLTDGIIVFHITCEDPKQKGDLAMQCDHLFEFLTKLSAIAKKENVIKVVQSSIKIQIQAGKESAVDFSTGQEPMVYKAKNGHLMVVATRTRPR; encoded by the exons ATGCAG GGTCTGCTAGACATGGAGGGTGCCCTGACAGCTAGGGATCGTGTGGGAATCCAGGACTTTGTCCTCCTGGATGAAACCACAGAGGTGGCCTTCATCAGCAACCTAAAAAAACGTTTCAGCAAAGATCTCATCTAT acTTACATTGGCACACTGTTAGTGTCTGTCAATCCATATAAGGAGCTGGATATCTACAATAAGAAACAGATGGATGTTTACATGGGTGTCAACTTTTTCGAGCTTCCACCACATAT ATATGCCTTAGCAGATAATGCCTATCACACCATGCTGACGGAGTTCAGCAATCACTTCATTCTCATCTCTGGTGAGAGCGGAGCAGGAAAAACTGAGGCCTCTAAGAAGATACTGCAGTATTACGCGGTCAGCTGTCCCAGCACCAATTTACTAAACACTGTCAGAGACAAAATGCTCATGTCCAACCCTGTCCTGGAG GCTTTTGGGAATGCCAAAACACTAAAAAATGACAACTCAAGTCGATTTGGGAAGTATATGGACATTCAGTTTAACCGCCAG GGGGATGCTGTTGGAGGCCACATACTGAACTACCTACTGGAGAAGTCAAGGGTTGTGCATCAGAATCATGGGGAGAGAAATTTCCACATCTTCTATCAGCTGGTGGAGGGAGGATCAGAtgacctgctgcagcagcttggcCTGGAGAGAAATTGCCAGCAATACAATTATCTAACACAA GGGGAGTGTGCCATTGTAGCATCCATCAATGACAAAAATGACTGGAAATCAGTCAAAAATGCACTGCAAGTCATCGACTTTGATGAAGTTAATACCAAT CACTTGTTTGAGGTGGTTGCCAGTGTCCTCCACTTGGGGAATGTTCAGTTTGACACTGACAATAAGGGCCATGTCCTTTTGAACAACAACACGGAACTGAACTGGGTTTCAAAt CTGCTGGGTGTAGATGCCCACAGTCTTCAGGAGGGATTTACATTCAGGAAGATTGAAGCCAAAACGGATCAG GTCTTAAGTCCATTCACAATTGATCATGCCATCTATGCCAGAGATGCCCTGGCAAAAGCCATATATGGACAGACCTTTACTTGGCTGGTAAACAGGATTAATGAGTCCATGGAGAACAAG GATGCCTCACAGAAGACTGTTATAGGGCTTTTGGACATATATGGATTTGAGGTTTTCTACGTAAACAG TTTCGAGCAATTCTGTATAAACTACTGCAATGAGAAActtcagcagctttttatccagCTGACACTCAAAAATGAGCAGGATGAATATGAAGCAGAAGGAATTGAG tgGGAACCGGTTCAGTTCTTCAACAACAAGATTATATGTGACCTGGTTGAGGAGAAACACACAGGAATCATATCAATACTG GATGAAGAGTGTCTCAGACCAGGTGACACCACTGATCTCACCTTCCTGGAAAGATTAGAAGAAAAGATGGGAAATCATCCCCACTTCGTGAC GCACAAACTGGCTGACAAAATGACACGTAAGACTCTGGAGAGGGGAGATTTCCGTCTTTTGCATTATGCCGGGGAGGTCACATACTGCGTTGTGG GTTTCCTGGACAAAAATAACGACCTGctatacagaaatataaaagat CTGATGTGTCAGTCTAAAAATGCCATAGTCAGAGAGTGCTTCTCCATCATGGATCTAGACAACAGGAGAAGACCAGAAACT GTGGCAACTCAGTTTAAGAGCAGCCTGGTGAAGCTGACAGACATGCTCACAGCAAAAGAGGCCTGGTACATACGCTGTCTGAAATCTAACGAGTCCAAGAAATCAG GTCAGTTTGATGAAGCACTGATCAGACACCAGGTGAAGTATCTGGGCTTGATGGAGCATCTCAGAGTCAGACGAGCTGGTTTTGCTTACCGACGCAAATATGAGGTTTTCTTAAAGAG ATACAAACCTCTGTGCCCAGCCACCTGGCCACATTGGACAGGACCGCCTGCTGATGGAGTGGAAGTGCTGGCTCAACATCTGGGCTACTTGCCAGATGAGTACAAAATGGGACG AACTAAAATATTCATTCGtcacccaaggacactttaTGCCACAGAGGATGCTTAtgagaaatgtaaacatgaccTGG CAACAAAACTTCAGGCCAAATACAAAGGATACAAGGCAAAGGAAGAATTCCAAAAGCAGAAGGAAGCTG CCACTAAGATTGAAACGTGTTGGAGAGGAGTGCAGGCtagaaaggagagagagaagagagccTGGGCTGTAAAAGTCATTAAGAA atttatcaagGGTTACTTGACCAGAGGGCAAGCAAAAACCACAGACAACTCTGAGTACCTGCAATTTGTGAGACAAAGTTACTTGAATAGACTAAAAGACAACCTGCCTAAGACTGTTTTGGATAAGACCAGCTGGTTAACACCACCACCTGTGCTGACAGAG ACATCAGAAATGTTGCGTAAACTTCATTATCGTTTAATGGTGCGGAAGTATGTAAGAGGAATCACACCCCAGAGGAAAGCACAA CTTCAACTGAAGATTATCACCAGCTCCATCTTCAAAGGCAAGAAGGACAATTATCCACAAAGTGTCCCTCAGCCTTTTGTGGACACAAGAATCA GTGACCAAGACATAAACATGAGGGTTCTCCAAATGATCCGCAATGAGCAGATTAAG TACAGCGTTCCAGTAATAAAGTATGACAGAAATGGCTTTAAGCCAAGGCCAAGGCAGCTCATCCTCACTCAGACTGCTGCTTATCTGGTGGAGGAGGCCAAGATCAAACAGAGAGTGCTATATGCCTCTCTTAAAG GTATTTCAGTCAGTAACTTGACTGATGGCATCATTGTATTCCATATAACATGTGAGGACCCAAAACAAAAG GGGGATTTGGCAATGCAGTGCGACCACTTGTTTGAGTTCTTGACCAAGCTCAGTGCCATTgccaaaaaggaaaatgtgatcAAAGTGGTTCAGAGCAG TATAAAGATTCAAATCCAGGCAGGGAAAGAGAGTGCAGTGGACTTCAGCACTGGGCAGGAGCCCATGGTTTACAAAGCCAAGAATGGACACCTCATGGTG GTTGCCACACGGACACGGCCACGGTAA